A single Clostridia bacterium DNA region contains:
- a CDS encoding DUF2933 domain-containing protein, translating to MNNAHHINNGQVSAYFKLLAGCLIPIVSIFVFIEAGVEYYSIGGFIPYLMLLFCPIAYLMMAYSKVSKERMINKLKDKLR from the coding sequence ATGAACAATGCACATCATATTAATAACGGGCAAGTATCCGCTTACTTTAAACTGCTTGCCGGATGTCTGATACCAATTGTTTCGATTTTTGTTTTTATTGAAGCCGGAGTTGAATATTACAGTATAGGTGGTTTCATACCTTACCTGATGCTCCTCTTCTGTCCGATTGCATATTTGATGATGGCATACTCTAAAGTGTCAAAAGAAAGAATGATAAATAAATTAAAAGATAAGCTCAGGTAA
- a CDS encoding ATP-binding protein, producing MKYSLRNRLSLSYIVIAMICVMLISIIANISLESQFREYVKNNQEKRNENIVSLINQQYHEGEGWNQEVIQDIGINALEDGMIISVIDTEGSMIWDATEYNNGMCEQMIIHMSSNMSSRYPNWKGKLTTNTYPVRGDTKEAGSVEIAYYGPFYFTDADLAFINALNIVFIAVGGLSLVLSLAFGYIMARSISTPISRVINTAEMISRGCYDDRSSEISNIKEIAQLTGSVNNLAETLEKQEKLRKRLTADVAHELRTPLATLQSHIEAMIDGIWEAEPKRLKSVHEEIMRLGRMVGDLEKLTRFESERMTLEKTEFDISELIRSIMVNFEKEYSDKNIKVSLEIKSINVSADRDKISQVIINLMANALKFTGVGGHIRLTIWDDADNAMVSISDTGIGIAAEDLRHIFERFYRADASRSRHTGGSGIGLTIAKAIITAHKGTIAAESEIGKGTRFVVTIPKV from the coding sequence ATGAAGTATAGTCTAAGAAACAGGCTGTCCCTTTCCTATATAGTAATAGCAATGATATGCGTTATGCTCATAAGCATTATTGCGAACATATCACTTGAAAGCCAGTTCAGAGAATATGTAAAGAACAACCAGGAAAAAAGGAATGAGAACATAGTAAGTCTGATAAACCAGCAATACCATGAAGGGGAAGGATGGAACCAGGAGGTCATTCAGGATATCGGAATAAATGCTTTGGAAGACGGAATGATTATAAGCGTAATAGACACTGAAGGCAGCATGATATGGGATGCAACCGAGTACAATAATGGAATGTGCGAGCAGATGATAATTCACATGAGTAGCAATATGTCCAGCAGATATCCCAATTGGAAAGGAAAGCTTACTACTAATACTTATCCCGTAAGAGGTGACACTAAAGAGGCAGGTAGTGTGGAAATAGCATACTACGGACCTTTTTATTTCACAGATGCTGATTTGGCATTTATCAACGCTTTGAATATAGTGTTCATAGCAGTCGGCGGTTTATCGCTGGTATTATCACTTGCGTTTGGATATATAATGGCAAGGAGTATAAGCACACCGATTTCCAGGGTAATAAATACCGCGGAAATGATTTCGAGAGGCTGCTACGATGACAGAAGCAGCGAAATCTCAAATATTAAGGAGATAGCTCAGCTTACAGGATCTGTCAACAATCTTGCTGAGACACTTGAGAAGCAGGAAAAGCTTAGAAAAAGGCTTACAGCTGATGTAGCACATGAACTAAGAACACCATTGGCCACGCTGCAAAGCCATATAGAGGCAATGATTGATGGCATATGGGAAGCTGAACCCAAAAGGCTTAAGAGCGTGCATGAGGAGATAATGCGCCTCGGCAGGATGGTCGGAGACCTGGAAAAGCTCACAAGGTTTGAAAGTGAGAGAATGACTCTTGAAAAGACAGAGTTTGATATTTCTGAATTGATAAGAAGCATTATGGTGAACTTTGAAAAGGAGTACTCAGATAAAAACATAAAGGTATCTTTAGAAATTAAGAGTATTAATGTTTCTGCAGATAGGGATAAAATAAGCCAGGTGATTATTAATCTGATGGCTAATGCTTTAAAATTCACAGGTGTAGGTGGGCATATCCGCTTAACGATTTGGGATGATGCAGATAATGCAATGGTATCAATAAGTGATACAGGCATAGGTATAGCTGCAGAGGACCTGCGGCATATATTTGAAAGGTTCTATAGGGCTGATGCCTCCAGAAGCAGGCATACAGGAGGTTCGGGCATTGGCTTGACTATTGCAAAAGCTATAATAACAGCCCATAAGGGAACAATAGCTGCTGAGAGTGAAATCGGGAAAGGTACAAGGTTTGTAGTGACTATTCCCAAGGTATAA
- a CDS encoding response regulator transcription factor — protein MNENNIKVLVVDDEEKITEVVKSYLEKSGFKVYCAYNGNEALELFERVNPKLIVLDLMLPDMSGEDICRSIRKKSRVPIIMLTAKVEEESILNGLGIGADDYVTKPFSPRQLVARVIALLRRSEDETMPLSNSLSFNDGELTIDSIKHEVKKDGQVVSLTPNEFKILMTLVKYPQKAFTRDELVFLVLGEDYEGYDRTIDTHIKNLRQKIEQDVKSPGYILTVYGVGYKFGGE, from the coding sequence GTGAATGAAAACAATATAAAGGTGCTGGTAGTTGATGATGAAGAGAAGATAACAGAAGTCGTCAAGTCGTATCTTGAGAAAAGCGGTTTCAAGGTTTATTGCGCATACAATGGAAACGAAGCATTAGAGCTTTTCGAAAGGGTTAATCCCAAGCTTATAGTGTTGGATCTGATGCTTCCTGACATGTCCGGAGAGGATATTTGCAGAAGCATAAGGAAGAAGTCAAGAGTGCCGATAATCATGCTTACTGCAAAGGTGGAAGAGGAAAGTATATTGAACGGCCTGGGCATAGGAGCTGATGACTATGTAACCAAACCCTTCAGCCCCAGACAATTGGTGGCAAGGGTTATTGCTTTATTGAGACGTTCAGAGGATGAAACCATGCCTCTGTCCAACTCTCTATCCTTTAATGATGGAGAACTTACAATCGACAGCATCAAGCACGAGGTGAAAAAGGACGGGCAGGTAGTAAGTCTTACTCCCAATGAATTCAAGATTTTGATGACACTCGTGAAATATCCACAGAAGGCTTTTACCCGTGATGAGCTTGTATTCCTCGTACTGGGAGAAGACTATGAAGGCTACGACAGGACTATAGATACTCATATAAAAAACCTCCGACAGAAGATTGAGCAGGATGTAAAGTCACCGGGATATATATTGACCGTCTATGGTGTGGGCTATAAGTTTGGTGGTGAATAG
- a CDS encoding sulfite exporter TauE/SafE family protein gives MKMIKIDLKIEGMTCSNCEIRIENALKKLEGIAEVKAEYSRSRANVTYDADVVGLQEIIDAVARAGYKALEQSKSINAQAEKKPEATNSKEDINQLVGIGIILLALYVIIKHTIGFNFIPEVNQSMGYGILFVVGLLTSLHCIAMCGGINLSQCVSYKHSAAGTGNLKPSFLYNSGRVISYTVIGGIVGGIGSVVSFSGGAKGIVAIIAGLFMVIMGINMLNIFPWLKRFNPRMPKIFGNKIYNNNGKNGPFYIGLLNGLMPCGPLQAMQLYALGTGSIAAGALSMFLFSLGTVPLMFGFGAISSLLGKRFTGKMMKVSAMLVMVLGFIMMSRGLMLSGVNAASGIGNSPVKGNVAIVENGVQVVSIDLKSNSYEPIVVQKGIPVKFIINAEDKDINGCNNTIIIPKYNKEKALEPGENIIEFTPEETGAIPYSCWMGMIRSKITVVDELTQVTSDSIQAAEPGVFTGGSCCGQ, from the coding sequence ATGAAAATGATAAAAATAGATTTAAAAATCGAAGGTATGACCTGCAGTAACTGCGAAATCAGAATAGAAAACGCCCTGAAAAAGCTGGAAGGCATAGCAGAGGTAAAGGCTGAATATTCAAGGTCAAGGGCAAATGTTACTTACGACGCTGATGTTGTGGGTCTTCAGGAAATAATTGATGCAGTTGCGAGGGCTGGATACAAGGCTTTAGAGCAAAGCAAAAGCATAAATGCACAAGCAGAAAAAAAACCGGAGGCCACTAATTCCAAAGAGGATATCAACCAGCTGGTGGGTATCGGAATAATATTATTAGCTTTGTATGTTATAATAAAGCACACCATTGGTTTCAACTTCATACCTGAAGTAAACCAATCTATGGGCTATGGAATTCTATTTGTGGTCGGACTGCTTACATCACTCCACTGCATTGCAATGTGCGGAGGTATCAACCTGTCACAATGCGTTTCATACAAGCATTCTGCTGCTGGTACAGGGAATCTGAAACCAAGCTTTTTATACAACTCCGGCAGAGTTATATCATATACAGTAATCGGCGGTATTGTCGGCGGTATCGGTTCAGTTGTAAGCTTCTCAGGCGGTGCAAAGGGTATCGTGGCAATAATTGCAGGTCTTTTCATGGTCATAATGGGAATCAATATGCTCAATATTTTCCCGTGGCTTAAAAGATTCAACCCAAGAATGCCAAAAATATTCGGAAATAAGATATATAACAACAATGGCAAGAATGGTCCCTTCTATATAGGGCTTCTAAATGGACTTATGCCCTGTGGACCATTGCAAGCTATGCAGCTGTATGCTCTTGGCACCGGAAGCATTGCTGCGGGTGCGCTTTCCATGTTTCTGTTCAGTTTGGGTACGGTACCTTTGATGTTTGGTTTTGGAGCAATAAGCTCATTGCTTGGCAAAAGGTTTACAGGAAAGATGATGAAGGTCAGTGCTATGCTTGTTATGGTGCTTGGGTTTATAATGATGAGCAGGGGCTTGATGCTTTCCGGCGTAAATGCAGCTTCGGGCATTGGGAATAGCCCAGTAAAAGGAAATGTGGCAATAGTGGAAAATGGGGTTCAGGTCGTATCTATTGACCTAAAATCGAACAGTTACGAACCGATAGTTGTACAGAAGGGTATTCCTGTAAAATTCATAATAAATGCTGAAGATAAAGATATAAATGGGTGCAATAATACGATAATAATACCGAAATACAATAAAGAGAAAGCACTGGAGCCTGGTGAGAATATAATAGAGTTTACACCGGAGGAAACAGGTGCAATTCCTTACTCCTGCTGGATGGGAATGATTAGGAGCAAAATTACGGTGGTTGATGAATTAACTCAGGTTACGAGTGATAGTATTCAAGCTGCAGAGCCAGGGGTTTTCACAGGCGGAAGCTGCTGTGGTCAATAG